From one Desmodus rotundus isolate HL8 chromosome X, HLdesRot8A.1, whole genome shotgun sequence genomic stretch:
- the RNF113A gene encoding E3 ubiquitin-protein ligase RNF113A gives MAEQLSPGKATDQVCTFLFKKPGRKGPAGRRKRPICDQEPGDSSNSSSDEGSTVVRREKKRATHNPMIQKTRGSGKQKVLYCNLSSEEEEEEEGNGSKPEALRVFYKSTRSAKPVGPEDMGATAVYELDTEKERDAQAIFERSQKIQEELRGKEDDKIYRGINNYQKYMKPKDTSMGNASSGMVRKGPIRAPEHLRATVRWDYQPDICKDYKETGFCGFGDSCKFLHDRSDYKHGWQIERELDEGRYGVNEDENYEVGSDDEEVPFKCFICRQTFQNPVVTKCRHYFCESCALQHFRTTPRCYVCDQQTNGVFNPAKELIAKLDKHQPAEEYGKVTEEKAGGEVGSWIDGL, from the exons ATGGCAGAGCAACTTTCTCCAGGAAAGGCAACAGACCAGGTATGCACCTTCCTGTTCAAAAAGCCTGGGCGAAAGGGGCCTGCAGGCCGCAGAAAGCGCCCGATCTGCGACCAAGAGCCCGGagacagcagcaacagcagcagtgaCGAAGGCAGCACTGTGGTTCGCCGGGAAAAGAAGCGGGCCACCCACAATCCCATGATACAGAAGACCCGTGGCAGTGGTAAACAGAAGGTGCTTTACTGCAACTTGAGtagcgaggaggaggaggaggaggaggggaacgGGAGCAAGCCTGAGGCTCTCCGTGTGTTCTACAAGTCCACCCGCTCGGCGAAACCCGTGGGGCCAGAGGATATGGGGGCGACTGCTGTCTACGAGCTAGACACAGAAAAGGAGCGTGACGCACAAGCCATCTTTGAACGCAGCCAGAAAATCCAGGAGGAGCTGAGGGGCAAGGAAGATGACAAGATTTATCGGGGAATCAATAACTATCAGAAATACATGAAGCCCAAGGATACCTCTATGGGCAATGCTTCCTCCGGAATGGTGCGGAAGGGCCCCATCCGAGCTCCTGAACACCTACGTGCCACCGTGCGCTGGGATTACCAGCCCGACATTTGTAAGGACTACAAGGAGACAGGCTTTTGCGGCTTCGGAGACAGCTGCAAATTCCTCCATGACCGATCAGATTACAAACATGGGTGGCAGATCGAACGTGAGCTTGACGAGGGTCGCTATGGTGTCAATGAGGACGAAAACTATGAAGTGGGAAGCGATGATGAGGAAGTACCATTCAAGTGTTTCATCTGTCGCCAGACGTTCCAAAACCCAGTTGTCACCAAGTGCAGGCATTATTTCTGCGAGAGCTGTGCACTGCAGCATTTCCGCACCACCCCGCGCTGCTACGTCTGTGACCAGCAGACCAATGGCGTGTTCAATCCAGCGAAAGAATTGATTGCTAAACTGGATAAGCATCAGCCTGCAGAAGAGTATG GGAAAGTGACAGAGGAAAAGGCAGGTGGTGAAGTAGGTTCCTGGATAGATGGCTTGTGA
- the NDUFA1 gene encoding NADH dehydrogenase [ubiquinone] 1 alpha subcomplex subunit 1, with protein MWFEILPGMAVMGVCLLIPGIATAHIHRYCNGNKEKRVAYFPYQWHLMERDRRVSGVNRYYVSKGLENID; from the exons ATGTGGTTCGAGATTCTCCCCGGGATGGCCGTCATGGGCGTTTGCTTACTCATCCCCGGAATTGCTACTGCGCACATCCACAGATACTGTAACGGGAACAAG gaAAAAAGAGTTGCCTATTTTCCATATCAGTGGCATTTGATGGAAAGAGATAGGCGTGTCTCTGGAGTTAATCGCTACTATGTGTCAAAG GGTTTGGAGAACATTGATTAA